ACCGAACGCATCAATATCCTAAAAGGGCAGCTTTCAATAAAAAGTAAAAAAAATAAAGGCACTGCTATTTTAGTTCAAATTCCAACTTAAGCTAAAATAACAAAGATTTTTTGGGCGGGTTTTTAAGAAAAATAAAAACCGTGCTATCCACTATATCTTTTTTAGAGGGTTATTAAAGTGACCTTCAAAGCAATATTAGAAATCTAATTTCTAATTTGCATAATAAGTCCTATCAAGTAAAAAAGGATGCCGCTTCTATCACTCCCGCAAGCATCCGCCAAGTAAATGCTATCAATTAATGAATATTTCTATTTTTTAAAGAAAGACATAATTTTCTTAAAAATACCACCACCAGAATCCGGTTTATTAGCCTTCTCACGTTTATCTAAAACTTTAGGAACATAAGTTGCTTTATGCTTTTCCTTGTAATTATATTTTTCTAAAATAACATTTACGCGTTTTTTATACAGTACACCTTTTTCTGGTTCTATTTGAAAAATATAATTCGCATATCCATCTATTTGAGCCAAAACATTACCACCTTTAGTCCAATATTTACCTTCTATACCATCTTTCTCTATTTGGAATAGAAGTGCTCTAAAACGTTTTAAATCTCCTTTTGGAATATTAGTTTTTTCGTTAACAACAACACCTGTAACCTCTTGTTTAGCATTACGCTTCATGATGCGTAATTTTTCGGGATGTAAATTAAAATTCTCACTATTTACAACGTATCTAGAGTATTTCAAAAGCGGAGTCATTTTATCAAAACTATCATGAGTGCCAGAAAATGTAATATCATCTACATAACGCGTGTATATAAATCCGTATTTATTAGCTAAACCCGTTAATCTAAAATCTAATTTTTTACAAAGAATATTTGTAATCGCAGGACTTGTTGGAGCGCCTTGCGGTAAAAAACGTTCGCCACGTTGTGCATAATAATCTTCCCCTAAAAGGGAAACATCTAGTATTTTAGGTTCCGAACATAAAAGAGAAAAAATAGTTGCAACCTGATTAGAATAACCCAAAGCTAAAAAAACACCTTTAATTCGCGCATAGGTTACAGATGGGAAAAAATTCTTAAAATCTTGATTAATAACAACAGCTTTCCCAACGTGTGGTTCGGCATTAGTTTTAATAGATCTTCCTATCACGCAACCATGTGCATTTGGGTGAACAGATACTATATTTAAAACCGATCCTAACACCCAGTGTTGTGCCTTTTTCAACTTAGGCATAGGTGCAGAAATTAAACGATATCCTCCAGATTTTTTAGCCATTTGAAATCTTTTGTAATGGTTAATTTTAGAGTTTTTTCTTGAAAACGACAAAAACCTTAACTCACCAATAGAGATATTCATAGCTTTCGCTAAATCTTCGGCTGTATGTAAAACCGGTAAGTTTTTAGATTTTAAACGTTCGGTATTAGATATCTGCTCATTTAATTCATGCGAATAATTTTCACCTAAATAAATAATATCTTTCTCTTTAGAAACACGCCATTTCTCGGCTTTTTCTAAGCGTTCTTTTTCACGACGTTCTTTAGTTTCTTTTTGAGATTGTTTAGAAGCAAGCTTGCGTTCTTGGTGTTTTTTAGCCAGAAAAGCTTCCGGATCTTCTATAACTTTTTTTTCTTTTAAAAGCTTTTGAAGTTTCTGAGATAATTCTCTTTCTTCATTAAAAAACGTATTTACCGCTTTAAAATCAAGTTCTCCTTCATTCCAAAACCCTAAGCGTTTCATTTCCGAAAGGATATATTCTTGTTTAGAAGATGCCTTTATTTTATCATAAATTTCTTGTCTTCTTTCCGTAGAATTATTTCTCATATAACAAAAAAAAGGTAGCAATAAGATGTATTTTGAATGCCCTTCGTACGATTCTCAAGACTGAATTGAACAACTCCAGTGAAATAGGTACTAGTACGCTATTTCACTTCGCAGAAGTCTAACCGGAAATGGCGTACTAGTACCTATTTCACAAGTTAAGTTCGAGTCAGTGACGCGTTCGGTATCTGTAAGCAAGATTGGCGATCCACCAATCAAAATGCAAGGTTGTTATCTTATTACTACCATGGTTTAAATATAATATTATTTTTTATCAAAAGTGATTCTTGTAGCTAAAATATGCGCACAAGGTCCTTTTGTCATTTTATTTTTATAAAACTCATTACAGTTACATTTAGCATCTGTAATTTTTAAATCTTTATCAATTAATACAACCGTATTATAACTGTTACTTACTGTGGCGGTTAACAATACTTTCCCGTTCTGTTCTGTAATTTTTAAGTTAGCAACCGCACCTTGTTCCATTAATCTATATGCATCCTTATCTGTTTCACTAGAAAAACGAAGCGATTCTATATCAATACCGTCACGTTTTAATTCACGTACACGGTAAACTTTATTTTTAAGATCATAAATTACTTTACCGGCTTGCGCAAAAGTTTCCATGGATTTACTAACCGTAGTAACATCTAAATTTAGGTTTTTAGCCAAATCTGTTTCACTTGAAAACCACGTATTTCGTAATTCTAAATAAATACTTTGCATAGTTGTAGCGGGCACTAATGTACGAGGTGCTAATAATTCTAATTGGCTAGACTGTGTCCAATCGTTCGCTGTCCACCCAGAAAGTCCCAATGTAAAATACATGTCATTGGTTAAATGTGCCGTGTAAAATGAAGGCATGCCGTTACCTAAAAGATGAACGCTAAATTTGTTGGTTATTGGCAGTAATCGTTCTAAAAGTAAAATACGCCTGCGTCCCCAAACTCTAATTTCTTCATGTTCATCTCCTTTATAAATCGATTGATTACAAACAATTTCAATATTCCAAGGTTCGAAAACTGCAATAATAGGTTCATTTGGTTTCAGGATATATTTAATAGACCGAGGGCCTTTACGTTCTTTGTTTCTTTTTAAAACTGAAATAAAATTGGCTATATCAATAGCTTCTAGTTCAAAAGATACTTTTTTAGTGGTCATTGCTGTACTCACTTGTAAAAAGCCACGAACCCAACTATCGGGCAAATCAATTTTTACTTCTTTATAATTATCTTCACCCGTTGTTTTAACATCAAAACCTTTAGGATCTATTTTAAAATCTGTCTCTTTATAAGTTCTTATTTTCTGAAACTCTTCATATAATTTCTTAGAATAATCAATGTTTGTGGTACCACATTTAAATTCATTAATATCTTTAAACACATCATATCCACAAGATAATTTGCCGTAAACAGATTCATCTTTACTAAAACATTCAAAAAAAACTTGATCTGGATGCACCGTTATTACCGGATCTAAAACCATCCAAGCATCCATATCTCTTTTGTACAAAAACTTAAAATAGGCACTTTGTGCTTTATAATAAGGTTTCATTATAGAATCGCGCTCTTTACGAAGTCCTTCCATTTTAGCACGTACCTCATGAATTTCTGAACGCAATTTGGATAAATCGGAACTAGCCTCCGATAACCAAATCTCTTCCTGGCCTTTTAACCAAGCCAAGTAAGCCGAATTATCTTTTGGTTGAAAATTAAAATCTGCAACCACAACATGATGCAATGCAGAAATAGCTTCTCTAAACGGAATTTTTTTATCCAAAGTCCCTACAAAAAATGTAGGATCACGCAGCACATCTGGAGCAAAACTAACATTAGTGCTAGACACTCCATTATTAACAGCACTTCCGCCTCCGTATTTATAATTAAATTGCATGTTTTTAATTTGATTTTATTAATAACGGAACTTCAATTTCTGGAAAAACATCATATATACTCAGTAAAACATCAATGTTATTGCTTCTATCTTTTATGGTTTTTGTACCAAGAATACTGTTTATTAAACGTACAGTCATTTCGGCGACCACCTTACTTTTAACAGATTCTTGTTCTAAAAAAGCATAAATTCTTGTTTTAGTTGCACGATGTGTATTAATATTAAATAAGCTCGTTTTAAAATATGTTTCCAGTTTTAAAATAACATCTGGAGCATCCTTAGCATATGTTTCTAAATAGTTAGTTACAAAAAACTGCATATCCTTTGTAGGATGCTCTTGTAGTTTCATTAGTAACGGCAAACCTTTCTCCTCGCTAAAATGAGCTGTTATCATTTTTCTACCAAAAGCTTGTACTTCATTTTTAGTATGGTCACAAGCGTATAACAGTATGTTAACTGTCCAGTTTTTTTCTTCTATACTTCTTTCAAAATAATCGCACGCCCAATCTATAATATCTTGCCAAGTCGAGTTAAAAATTAATAATGCCTTTTCTAACTCATAATTAATCTTCGGAATGTGTAACTGGAAATAATCTTGAAGCATTTTACGTATTTCAAAAACATCTGAATTACCTAAAGAGACTAATTTATCAACAGGCAAGGTATTTAAATCTATATGTTGTTTAAATAAAGGAAGGCCAAGTTTTTGAGCATACTCATAATGAGAAAGCACAAGTTTAAACATAAACTCATGAGAAATATCATTTAAATAATGCTTATAGTTTTCTGTTAACAAGCTGTAACAATTGGCATGTAAACCATCATATT
The window above is part of the Algibacter sp. L3A6 genome. Proteins encoded here:
- a CDS encoding reverse transcriptase family protein, whose amino-acid sequence is MRNNSTERRQEIYDKIKASSKQEYILSEMKRLGFWNEGELDFKAVNTFFNEERELSQKLQKLLKEKKVIEDPEAFLAKKHQERKLASKQSQKETKERREKERLEKAEKWRVSKEKDIIYLGENYSHELNEQISNTERLKSKNLPVLHTAEDLAKAMNISIGELRFLSFSRKNSKINHYKRFQMAKKSGGYRLISAPMPKLKKAQHWVLGSVLNIVSVHPNAHGCVIGRSIKTNAEPHVGKAVVINQDFKNFFPSVTYARIKGVFLALGYSNQVATIFSLLCSEPKILDVSLLGEDYYAQRGERFLPQGAPTSPAITNILCKKLDFRLTGLANKYGFIYTRYVDDITFSGTHDSFDKMTPLLKYSRYVVNSENFNLHPEKLRIMKRNAKQEVTGVVVNEKTNIPKGDLKRFRALLFQIEKDGIEGKYWTKGGNVLAQIDGYANYIFQIEPEKGVLYKKRVNVILEKYNYKEKHKATYVPKVLDKREKANKPDSGGGIFKKIMSFFKK
- a CDS encoding SWIM zinc finger family protein; the encoded protein is MQFNYKYGGGSAVNNGVSSTNVSFAPDVLRDPTFFVGTLDKKIPFREAISALHHVVVADFNFQPKDNSAYLAWLKGQEEIWLSEASSDLSKLRSEIHEVRAKMEGLRKERDSIMKPYYKAQSAYFKFLYKRDMDAWMVLDPVITVHPDQVFFECFSKDESVYGKLSCGYDVFKDINEFKCGTTNIDYSKKLYEEFQKIRTYKETDFKIDPKGFDVKTTGEDNYKEVKIDLPDSWVRGFLQVSTAMTTKKVSFELEAIDIANFISVLKRNKERKGPRSIKYILKPNEPIIAVFEPWNIEIVCNQSIYKGDEHEEIRVWGRRRILLLERLLPITNKFSVHLLGNGMPSFYTAHLTNDMYFTLGLSGWTANDWTQSSQLELLAPRTLVPATTMQSIYLELRNTWFSSETDLAKNLNLDVTTVSKSMETFAQAGKVIYDLKNKVYRVRELKRDGIDIESLRFSSETDKDAYRLMEQGAVANLKITEQNGKVLLTATVSNSYNTVVLIDKDLKITDAKCNCNEFYKNKMTKGPCAHILATRITFDKK